From the Melanotaenia boesemani isolate fMelBoe1 chromosome 9, fMelBoe1.pri, whole genome shotgun sequence genome, the window aaaacaaaacaaaacaaaacaacaaccaaaaaaaatcACTCTGGGCCAAATATTACTGCTCAACAAAAAATACAATCTGCAAGACAAAAACAAGAGTCTCACGAGTCTTACATATTTCCATTTCCAGAAAATTTGGGGGTAGAAGCCTGTTTATCCTTGAGTTACACCTTTTATTTACACTATTTAGGCATTAGTTTGCATGAGGACTCTGCTCATTCTTTCTGAATATGGGATTTCAGGTGCATAACAAATCATGGTTATTATCTGATTCAGATTCCTCTTAATGCTCTATACACTTTCAGTAGGAGAACGATCTGAACTGCAAACAGGCTGGTTAAGCACACACAGAATGAGAGCTGACATCATGGTGAAATAACCACCTACTTTCTAAGAAAAGAGTAACGCTGTCACCTTGATGCAAGCATATGTCTCTCCAAATTCCAACATAAAGTTGTGCATCAGCAGTACCTTCACACATGCAAGGTAGCTGTGCTTTGGACACTCATGCAGCCACATACCATCACAGGCTCTGGCCTTGATGGCTTTTCCCATCTTGAACATGCAAGCAGACATATGTTTCTTTCCCAAAAGCTGAACTGTGGACTTAGATGACTAATGAACACATGttcactgtctttctgtccatttGAGAATAACTTCACTGAGAACTTGTGGCATTTCTGAGCATATTTATTTCAGACTTCCTCTTTGTGTAATACATTTTCAGGTTGAATTTCTGAATGCAATGGCAGACCATGCTAAGTAAGAACTGTTTTCCAAGCTACTTCTGGAAATGCTGTGCCACCTGAGGGCTTAAAGGACCTGAGAGTAGTGCCCAAAATCTCAGTATGTAAAGGGTGTGTCTGgcacattttcttcatattttgcattagcaatttgaaaaaaaaaagagagagaaggagagattTGAACTCTAtcactgaaaaatgttttttgtttgttttgttttgtttttcttgttttgtttttttagcttaTTGCCAATTCTCTTACTGAGGTTGGCACTAAGTGATGATCTATGCTTGTTTAGGGTGAGACTAAGCCTTTGAAGgatgctctttttatacccaatTGTGACACCCTTACCTctaatcaattaatcaattacTCCACTGTTTTTAGAATCCTCCAGAATGGTTTTATCTGCATATCTgaaaacttttcctttttcttgtttcctATATAGCAACGTTACTTTTAGTTTGTTGCTGCCATCTAAACTGAAATCAGTTTATATTtagtgaataaaattaaatttttttcagtgAAGACATTAAACATCCTTTCTTTGAACTAGTTTCTGTTAAATTCAGGGTTTTACTAATGAACACATTTACAACATTTTCAAAAATGTCCCAACTTAACTGGAAATATCACAATACACACTGATAAGCCAGCTGATTTTAGACCATGCTGTCCCAGTTCTCCATCCAATCTGGAAGTCCAAATTCTGAAATTATTCACACATCAAATTATTCATTTGATAGTGCCTTGTAATCCTGCTGTTAGATTAGCtttgagttttttctttatctaaacaattaaattattttatgtataaaatCCCCATTCTGGGAAAAATATGAACCCTTTTAATACATGGATGGACTGTCTTCCAGCTTTCACAGGACTTTTGAAGCTCATAAAGTATTTAAATTgtgattcaaagtgtttaatTAACATGTAACATGATCAGTTTTCTCCCAGATTCCtgaattttttctttctaaatatgTGACAATGATCCACTAACATGTCCTGggacatgaaataaaataaaataaaataaaataaaataaaataaaataaaataaaataaaataaaataaaatttaacttttaatcAGAAGTGATACCATAGTGAAGTATAATTCCTCTTGACTTCACCCCGGTAGTGCGGTTGCTAGTCTGTGCGGGTTTCTGGGTGTAGATGCATGCTTGTAAGCTCATACCAATGTTCCTATTCAAAACAACAGGATTAAAGACTAGTGTTTGATTAGATGTTTGTTTGTCTATGTCTCTTTCATTGTAATGAGTGTTGCTGAGGCCTGAGTGTTACTGGTGCATCTGTGTAAATGTGTGCCTATTTGATTGAAATGAATATGGCCGAGGGCATGGCTTTATCCCTTTTAATCAAGGAAGTAGAAGGATGAAATGAAACACTGATAATAGGAATGATGTCAACCCAGTGAAGGATATTAATTGTAATGCTACGATCTCACGTcgtcctgtgtgtgttttttttgtgtctgttagatttGGACataattttgtattattttctagTTATTTTAGGACAGAAGCAAGAAATATGTGTGTACAGAAGACACCTGACAATGCTTCAGGAGTTACAAGCTGAATAATTTTCTTACATATATACTGAATTCTCTGCCTAACAATGCCACACAAATGTGCAGATAATCTGGAAGAGTAAATGAAATTTTAGCTCTAACTCATGTGGTTTCTGGACCCCTATTATCTATACTACTGTTTATTCATTTAGCAAATATAAATCACAAGGTTAATTTTATTCcaaattattgtatttttcagatattttcattaaaaggtTTATAACTTGATATGTGATGTGTTGTTTGAAGGAGTTATAAAGTGTTTAAAGTTACACTGttttgctgccatctagtggtgtgATTGAGACTGGTGCAAGAGAAGCACAATAAAGCATTCCCAGTTTGGAACTTAGTGGAGCTTCTATGAGGAATTTTATACAATTTGCGCTTGcataaaattattgttttagagccctttaataatttttttagacTGAACTATAGATGTAAAtttcttttatacatttctttttctttaacagtgAAAATTACGACTTGACATTAAACCAAATTCATCTCCAAATAACCTAAGTGTGAAAATATGCACATCTAACACAGAGATTGTGTGTAACATCCATTTATTACCACCTTATATGACAAATCTGGAAATTACAAATATTGTTTAATTGAAACatcattttcaacatttcataaaagaacaaaaacagaaagaaaatcaaattgaaaaaagaaaaaaaaacaaacaaaaaacctaaGTTAAAAGGGAAACATGTTAACCTGAGAAATGGTGCACAGATGatcaactggaaaaaaaagaatataagcACAGGAGGGAGGCATACAGAAAAGATTAGTATAATTAATTGTGTCTCGCTGAATTaggatacattttatttaaattcacaattttgtttttctttaaaaaacatttttttatacacCTGGAGAGATTTTGGTTTAGAGAACATTACAAACCTCCACAATCCTTTcctaaaaaagttgtttttatttaaaaagagccacaggtataaaaaaaaacaaacatctgacaCCATTTTTAGCTCTTAAGCTTTGGCTTTAAAATTATTGGATGAAACCAATTTGAACGTCACAGAAACAGACGAGGTTAAAATGTTCAGTATTAGTAAAGGGGCGTCTACAAGAGGATCACAATTTGGAGCTAGAACAAGTCAGTAGCCTCAGATTTCAGTAGAAGAAAAATATTCCaaatctgcttttttgttctgtgtttcaATCCGATTCATTCCCCATCTTTGTCATCCACAATtagtttgaaagaaaaaatacaaaacaaaaaaaaacaaaaacaaaaaaaaaaaaaaacccttacataATGAATTACAGCAATATGTTAAGCATAATGTTGATGGACTGTATACAATTTGCTGTGGTGATCAGAGCTAACACTCATGCAGACACATACAGGGAAGGTTTCTGCTTATCTCAGAGCAGAGACTGGCAGAGAACCagaagctggagaagaggagcagacaaGTTCTTCTAGCACCCTGCTGCAGAGACCACAGTCCCCCCAGCAGAAAAATACCTGTCCTGTTCTCCCATTTGTCCCCTCCAAATCTGCATTGTTATAGTCCacgctttttttcttcttatacCCACAAATCATCCACTCCTTCAAGGCTAAAAACAGTGCAAACTAGGATATGTGTGCTTGAGAAGGTCTCATCACCAAAGAGTTGGTACATGCACAAAAAGAGAGTACCCTAGAAGTCTGCTGCCAAAAACACTAAGAAAAACACGACTATACActttaattataatataatcAGTTTTCCGCTACACACTACAAACAAGGGAGGGGGGGTAAGGGAGGGGGTTGGTGAGGAGCAGAGGGACGGCTAGATAGATGGTGAAGAAAGGACTGGATGAGGTGAAAAGGAGAAAGAGCAAGAGGAAAGGAGCAAGTTTAAGCACGCTCCCCACGGATACGACGCGCCAGCTGGATGTCTTTGGGCATGATGGTGACACGCTTGGCGTGGATGGCGCACAGGTTGGTGTCCTCAAACAGACCCACCAGGTAGGCCTCGCTAGCCTCCTGCAGAGGGGAACAGAGGTACAGCAATGGGTGCAACAGCACAAAACATAGTCCACCTCTTATTTTCATGTATCAAAGTCATTAGTTTTGACAGATTTATTACAGAATATGATGGAAATACCCCTTACATACAGTTATACATGTTAAAGAATTGTTAACTCAAATCATTAGCACACCTGGTTGCAGTGGTTGATGCTGCATTGACTGCACTGCTACTGAAAGGCAGCatagaaaaagagagaattCTCCACTGGAAGGTTTTTTGGACTCAGATGAAGACTGATGGCGAGCAGGTTTTCTCCTAAAATCTGTTTGTGACttgttttagtttgtattttGAATCTCTTTtgttgaatgttttgttttatgagcCACTGGGATGTCTGTGCTGGGACCCTTGAGAGggttaaagtttttgttttgaaatttcagattattttttgCTGTACTTTTTAAGTTACAATTCTACATAAATAACTATGTAatggagtgaaaaaaaaaactttattaatcccagaggaaaaTTACAAAGTAATACTTACATGTAATTGTTAATCTAATTGGTTTTCAAATTCCATCGATAAGGcaaatatttagcatttttcttttatatctacacagaaaggttttaaaaagcattgattgctatttattttccatgaataCGAGTTATTCTCTTTCACAATCACAATCAATAATATACGAAGGAAAATCTGAAAATGCTGATATCATTTGTACCCACTGGATCTCACAAAATATGACACCTCTCTAATACGGACCTGCAGGGCTCCGATGGCCGCGCTCTGGAAACGCAGATCAGTTTTGAAGTCCTGGGCGATCTCCCTCACCAGGCGCTGGAAGGGCAGCTTGCGGATCAGCAGCTCAGTGGACTTCTGATAACGACGGATCTCACGCAGAGCCACAGTACCAGGCCTGGAGTAAaagacagtgtgtgtgtatttatatatgtgtatatatacacacacaaatatggtACTTTTCCATCAGCTCTTGAAAAAGTAGTCTTTTCATACTGACATTAGGTAATTAGACACACCATAGCTggttttgtaaaagtttttgATGGATATAAGAATTAATTTGTGCTTTTTACAGCCTAGAAAAACTACATCATTAACTGATGACATTCACAGATAGATTTTGGTGGCTAGGGGTGTCATAATTACTTGAATTCACAATTAAatcacagaaacacatcatTAAGAGTAAAGCTTTCTTAATATTGTCATTTTACATGACAGGTCATGTAGGAACCATAACAGCAGATCAGTGCAACTTGCGTacagcaaagcaaaacaaagttaTTTGATATATAAAATGGGTCATCCTGCCACAATCTTCTAAATGCAAGCCTTGAAAAATGTTGcaatctttataaataaagaggatgaagttcaaattcagatttttaatatgacaagagtaatgtctttattgtttttgtgttaaagtgggaaaaaaataaataaaaaaaatgcattaattttgTCCAACCTAATTACAACTTAAAGATCAATAAGGAGTGCTCATATGACTTTACACATTTATAGACAGGGGATATTAAATAACACATAATAACTGTGATAACTGTAAAATtgttattatttctttgacaatgaCTGTACCAAAAAAATTGTAATCTGTTGGCTTCAACAATGAGTGGATATACGAAGAGGGAAAACTCTAATCTGGGAGCTGTTTTGGCCTGTCTCACCTGTAGCGATGGGGCTTTTTGACACCTCCAGTGGAAGGAGCGCTCTTACGAGCAGCTTTTGTGGCCAGCTGCTTACGTGGAGCTTTGCCTCCAGTGGACTTACGGGCAGTCTGCTTGGTACGGGCCATTGTTTCAGATCACCTGACGAAGATGAAGAGAAAAGGCGCAAATGATTTACAGTCTCTGGTTTCGTGTTTATTTAACAGGACATGAATAATACATAAGTTTACCCTCCAGTGATTATGAAATGATGATAATGGAATTCAAATTATCATTAGTCTGCTTTTCCTTTCCCAATGATGCTCCCATTTTATTTAGTGGTACATATTAAACAAATCCCTCCATAAAAACAGTTCCACAAATATCAAAacattgaaatatttttttaagttgaataaATGCAGTAACACGTTCCAATTACAGATCTATTCCCCAACTCTGATATTAATATTGACATTTGTTTCAaagtatgtttgttttgtatcatAATCTAACAACCACAATAACACAGTGTAGGGGCGTAACGGTATACCTATCCGTGTGTGTCCTGCCACACTTATTTcgatttatataatttatttttaacatttatgacAAATCCACGAGCTTCATACTTgtacgttttgtttttttttctttaattgaattagttttaatttctttcctcTGATAGCGCTACAGCTGACGTGAAACCAGACACTCTAAATAGTGCTTACGCCAGTGCtatgaaacacatttaaaactcGTACTGACAACTTTATCTTTCTTAAAGTAAACATTCGGGCATTCCCGTTTACAATCAGCCCGAAAAACATCAAAGACAGATCGTGATACTATTGGCTAGTAGACAAAAACGTATAAAAAATTATAACCTCAGAACCAATCGAGATACTGAGTCTGTAAAGTGGGCGGGCTCTACAGCTGCCTGCCACTGTTGCTAGGCCCGCCCACCCCTCTCTAGTGATGGCGGCGGTTTGATGCGCAAACGGGATATAGACCCAGTGCAGAGGAGCATACGAGTAGCACATAAACAACTTCAATTTCATAAATAACGGCTGTACCAACATATCgggaaataatagaaaaaaacagaagacatTTCAAGGTACTCATAGATACATGTAGAAGAGCCAAACAGCCCCCAATGGCTGCGTAGAACCGAGCTGAACCGGCGCATAATTTGAAACTGCATTTTCCCTCATCTGAGCGGCTGACGAGAGGACTGCATTTCACCGCCGCTCTGACAACCGTGTAATTACCCACACGACAAAAACGAAACCCTTTCAGTTAAATATGACAATTAATAcattaaaactaaactttaaaatgttaagttaaTTTTCACACATATAACGATTTATTTTACGAGGCCTACCGATTAGGAAAGTGAGTAGAATTCGTCAGCAATGTTTCGCTTGTTTCTATTTTGTTCTTCGTATCCACAATGGGAAGCAGCGTCCAGCGGGAAAATGGCCGCCGCATCAATCATGTGTCCCACAATGCAACGGTGCTCACACATCATTTGGGTGATTGCAGTTTGACACATGCTGGCCAGACTGGGGTCATCGGTTTATTGTGATGTTAATGTATCAGATTATTAAGCGCTTTACATTTTTGACAAAGCAGAATAAATGTAAAGAATTGGGCTACTTTagaaatagtttgtatttttttcccacaaagtTTAACATGCACGACTGCAGAAAAGGTGCATTTAAATATTAGCTTTACTTTTGGTAGTTGTTGAAAGATGGAAATGTGTAATAATGCAATTTATTTTAAGACTAAATCAAGAACAAACTGGAATTTCCATTTAGATTTACACATAACAACcgaatatttcatatttatgagCTGAGCTGTTCAAGCAAGACTAGTTTATCTAAAAATGCATCAGTTAacacttttttaattaaaatcctTAAGCTTGTGTGCATTTCaactttggtttttgttgtgtttgcacCTCAGGGCACCCATACGATATCAGTCTCATatcatgcacatgcacacacaaaacccCCTGAATGGCCCCCCACATCTTGAAGTGATCACTATGTGATTAACCTCCGAGCCCAAATATCAGCAGTGGTCTCATATAGACTTTAACCACAAGAATcagtttattatgtttaaatgtgaattccagagtaaaaatattttgctcgtaaaaatgacagaaaacataaatcaaaaacacagtagaaaaaaatTAGGTTATCATATCAAcctgagagaggaaaaaaaaattacctggACATAATAACATGGTTGAAAATCAAAACATGATCAACACAGGTTTGCTACATATATGCCGCTTGTAGTCTGTCAAACCATGCAGTTGTCATCATAGCACAATGACATTTCCAATTGACAACCAGAATCAAACTTTTGCATTTTGATACACTGAATAGTAACAGTAGAAATACactattttcatgaaaaaagaacaaaaaaaactaaatcactACTTTTTcaaatttctatttaaaaaaaaaagatcaaaactCATAATAATTGTGTCCATTCTCAGATGAAAATGTCAACCTTAATGCTAATTCCTTATACCCATTTCAAATCATACTCTTCTTGCCTGCAAAAACACCTTCGAGGTAACAAGGTATTCCTGTGCACTTACTAATAGATATTCATGAGTGTATTCTGATTCAAAGTTTGAAAGTTACATTAAGATACCTCTATGGAATATCAGCTACTTGTAGCACCAAAGAAGACATGATCACACATTTACGGTTATCACAATCATATGATATATATAGAACCTCAAACCAAACTACTAAGTATagaggaaggagagagagaaacaagagGACAGCATTTCATaacccaaatgaaaaaaaaaaaaacacaaaaaaacattttaagcacGCTCCCCACGGATGCGACGTGCCAGTTGGATGTCTTTGGGCATGATGGTGACACGCTTGGCGTGGATGGCGCACAAGTTGGTGTCCTCAAACAGACCCACCAGGTAGGCCTCGCTGGCCTCCTACAAatgacagaacaaaaacaaaaaaaagaagtatttgGTGGATTGAATAAACTTGGTATGAGAGGACAATGTGCTCAGAAAAAGTGGCATCCAGTAAACACAGACCTGCAGGGCACCGATGGCCGCACTTTGGAAACGCAGATCGGTCTTGAAGTCCTGGGCGATCTCCCTCACCAGGCGCTGGAAGGGCAGCTTGCGGATCAGCAGCTCAGTGGACTTCTGATAACGACGGATCTCACGCAGAGCCACAGTACCAGGCCTGAAGGTCAGTGcagaagaaaagaagcaaaaatcCACATGAAAAAATGAGCACAAAGAAGATGCATTACTGTTTCCTCCCTGGATTACAGCAGTTTTACCTCAATGTGCCTCTGAATTGTCTAAGATCCTTAACCACATCCAGATACACAAGGTATTttaatgtatgatttttttgtAACAATGTCTGTAACAATTAAATGCCTTTATAGACCAGAGGAATTCGTGTTTCTCTGTcagatgaaaacaaattaatacatCTGATCAGCTCTTCAGTGAACAAGAGTGGCCTCAGCAGGGTCTAACTAGAACAAATAGGAGAGCTTTGTAAAATCTTACCTGTAGCGATGGGGCTTTTTGACACCTCCAGTAGAAGGAGCACTCTTGCGAGCGGCCTTTGTGGCCAGCTGCTTACGTGGAGCTTTGCCTCCAGTGGACTTACGGGCAGTCTGCTTGGTACGGGCCATTGCTTCAGATCAcctaaaattaaacaacaaaaaattaaactttgctTAAGATAAGTTAGTCTCATCTTGAGTGTAATAGTGGTAGAGACCAGAATAAGAATAAACGTATTTCCTATTGTGCTACAAAATTCACATAAGCAATAAAAATTCTGATTTTACTACTGTGTTATTAAACaccaagacaaaaacaaacaaacaaaaaaaaacaaaaaaacatcagtatacttttttttttaaatacttaagaTAGCTTATGTAATGGCTATGTAGAAACAGACAGCAAAGTTGACCAATCATAGCAAACCTCTTTATCATGACCACCAACCAAACTCCCTGAACAGTTCAGTGGGGCGGGATGTTTTGAACGTCTCGTCCACTCACAACACGCTATTTGTTTTACAAACCCCGCCCCTTGCGTATTGAACTTGGGTGTGTTCGTTTCTTTTTATTGGGTTCTCTGGTCGAGCACATGTCTTGTATATTTTACACAGAATGAGCTATTTTAGAGTAAAAACAGACGACCCCGCCCACGCTGGTTGCCCGGTGTTCGAAAACGAGCACATTCAAAGATGATGGCTGGCCGCTGGCTTGAAGAATGTAAACGGGAAGGGAAAATCGTTGTAGCAAACGAAGAGGGTGAATGGAAAAACGTCGGAAGAATATGAAAACCGCGGAATAAAAGtggaatatatttttttagaacGATACTAGACATGTCAAGGGATCAACTGGTGAACAATATTTTGTCAGATGGCCCCTCACTTTAAGCGCATTTCCGAGTCGAATTCGACAAGATCACAAGTGCACTCGGGTCCCTGACTCCCCGAGCAGGCAGATAAAAGCTCGACAGCTCCGCGTTTTCTTTTTCAACGAAAATAAACGCAAAAATACTTCAGTCCGACACTAAGGTGACTTTAAACGGCAGAGTAGAGTTTTAGACATATAATGATACTTACCTTTGAAAACTTAGTGAAATATTTCGGCTTCAAAATACGAATTTACTCTTCAGTCACTAAAGCGTTGTTCTCGCAATAAAatgaagggaggaaaaaaaaaagaacatgaacaTAGGAAAGCAAGAGGAGACACATTTCCCATGATGCATTTGGTATAAACATATTGCACATATGCTACAACATGATAAAGAACTGCACTGTCATGCTGGTGGACACAGGAGTGCAACAAGTTTTCTTTATCAATCAcgataaaataaatttttgttaGTTTGGGTAATTTTTTTGagaatctttttgtttttccaatctCATTTACTTAGGAAAAAGAGGTATTAGAttattacataaaaattaaaggATAATAAAACTTAGTATTAtcttaaaaatacatatttacatttacaaggatattaaaatatttttattactatttatataataaaaaattatttaatcaaattttaaaagaCACCCAACTGACTCAAATTTCCGTCCAAATTTGTATGCTGACTGTGCtgtgaataaaaaacaattctcaaataaaattaaaatattttgtaatacaaaaacaaaaattacataattttttttaaatgtatttaattataatttacaCAACAATCCTGTAGGTGGCGCCACCATAGTCACTCAGACATATTAGGGAAGTagaaacgtttttttttttttcttcttcttttacgCCCCACCTTCTTCTTTTATTCCAAAATGGCGGCTGCCAGGAGATTGAAACGCGTGGCGGCCAAACAGCCTGGTTTCTTAACTTTAAACGCTGCTATAGACCCCCCAGACTTGGTCAGCAGCCGGAGAAAACGTatcaacaaaaataagaaaaagaactgGAACAAGCACAGTGACATAAACGACGTAGAGGACTTTTTAGAGGATATTAGGCATCAGGAGAGGACCACTGGGTGAGTATAAGAAAGGTGGATTGAAAGCTAAGTTTAACGGAAATTGTGAATAAATATTGTCGACTGTTGTTTCTGATATTCTTGTTCGTTTGTGACTGTTTCCCCATAACAGTTGTCACATCCTCTCTGGGATCCTTCATTGTGGATATTCAAACATCTGTTTCTTTGGTCGTTTTTGCGATATATCTGTTGGAAAAAtcccatttaaaatgacaatttttCGTTTATTTAACGATGAAGTCTCGTAAACTAAGAGCACAGTACATTAGTGAGTACAGTCGATGGGTCAACGTTTGTTGACGTTATTCTGTGGGCTCTGCGCATGCTCGTGTTCATTAATTGGCCACTTTGTATAATTCCCGTCTTAGTAGTAGAATAAAATTATCTTTCTAAAGGTCTTTTTAACGTGTCACATCAACATAAACTTGCATGCAATTAACACTTTGGTTACTTTTGTCGCTACTTATTTAACAGCATTGTAGCTGTAATGAAATCATTGTTTTGGAAGTTTATGGAACAAGTTGCCAACCTTGAACATGGATTTATGTGATCTTTATGCATTTCAGGGGTCTACTGTCTGAGAAGCCAgatgacagtttgttttttgtggacATTGGACAGCCAGAGAAAGCTAAACAGAAgggtaaatgttttttttttttttttttttcttcagagctGATATATAGAATTAGACCTGGATAAAATATGTATGGctgacaatgtttttttttcttttgttataaaATCGTCCTTTAAAACGTTTTATTCCCGtaataaaactattaaactTGTTGGTTGaatcatcttttttctttcctttttttctgtgaagcaCCAGAACCTGctgaaggaaaaaagagaaaagggaaagCAACGCGTCCTTTGAGGATAGATCTGATCCTTCAGCATGACTCCCTCGTCCCGCCCCCTAAAGAGTAAGTATTCGTTGAGACACTGTGGCTTTTTCCACATATGATAATAAAGCATCATTTCAAGTGCTGGAGCCTTTTCCAGTAGCTAGGTACTTTTAGATACATCCAGATCGTTACAGCTACATTAAAATTCACTCACTTATCGCGTCTGCAGCAGGTAACGATTTCTACATGAACTCTAAGGTGTTCCACCTCGTGTGCTCCATCACCATCCTGTTCATCTAGTTGACACCTTGTAAATTCAACCATCTTCTGCACACATAAAGcccaaactgtcctttataCCCAACTCACAGTCAGCCAGAACCACATCACCTCAAAAGCTTCTGCAGAAGTCCACTGTTCTCCGAGATGTGTTGCAGGCTCCTCTTAAATGGCAAATCAGTCCTTAGTtaggcttttatttattatggattggtttgaattgatttgtccttaaagtgccctgagatgaggATGTTGTGAATttgcgctatacaaataaagctgaattgaattgaatccCACAGTTCTGTGCGTGGTGACGTCTGGTACAGTTTCTCCATAGCTACAGCGTGTAAGGGTGTCGTTGCATTCTCAAGCAACACTGCTGTCACTCGGCTGGTAGacttcatgtaaacacacactgttGCCATGCCGAGTTTCCTCTGTTTGGTCTGTGGGAATTACCAGAAGGGGAACAGCGATGGCTTAAGAATGTGgggatttttgttgttttgtttgtattttttgggCCAAAGTGGCCTGACTGCTCTACTATTACTAAAGACTCAGGTGTGACTGCAGCTGCAACTGTGGAAAATGTTATTGCCATAAGCCTGTTTCCACCAGTGGGTGTGGTTAGGGACACATTGTTTTGCGTTTCCACACgcgaaaactgggaagggtaatATCCAacccttcatttaaaaaaaaaaaaaaaaatcatcagtcGTAATTAACGTCCCactcatatttattcatttctttttaagttataagaaaaaagctaaaattttTTAGAGCTGTcacattattaaaatttttgatcagattaatcacagcttttaaaataatcatgattaatcactatgtcgtttgttcgtgttcatggggagacatcatgtgtgtttacatgtgtgttcgGACTCGTGTACCTGGTTTTTaactattgttgtcttaac encodes:
- the LOC121646216 gene encoding histone H3.3A yields the protein MARTKQTARKSTGGKAPRKQLATKAARKSAPSTGGVKKPHRYRPGTVALREIRRYQKSTELLIRKLPFQRLVREIAQDFKTDLRFQSAAIGALQEASEAYLVGLFEDTNLCAIHAKRVTIMPKDIQLARRIRGERA
- the LOC121646215 gene encoding histone H3.3A, which translates into the protein MARTKQTARKSTGGKAPRKQLATKAARKSAPSTGGVKKPHRYRPGTVALREIRRYQKSTELLIRKLPFQRLVREIAQDFKTDLRFQSAAIGALQEASEAYLVGLFEDTNLCAIHAKRVTIMPKDIQLARRIRGERA